A region from the Thermoplasmatales archaeon genome encodes:
- a CDS encoding HEPN domain-containing protein — MNKNIKEGLRWMEQAEADLKTSKDCLKDSNYYASAFFAQQAAEKSLKGFLYSEGYRAIITYSIVDLLEEISKSEEIFKNFIDYGKELDRHYIATRYPNFYPSGSPCRYYTAEVAEKCINYAELILKEVRKYLKE, encoded by the coding sequence GTGAATAAAAATATAAAGGAAGGGTTGAGATGGATGGAGCAGGCGGAGGCTGATTTAAAGACGAGCAAAGATTGCCTTAAAGATTCAAATTATTATGCATCCGCTTTTTTTGCACAGCAAGCAGCTGAAAAATCATTAAAAGGTTTTTTATATTCTGAGGGATATAGAGCAATAATAACTTATTCAATAGTTGATTTATTGGAAGAAATATCAAAAAGTGAAGAAATTTTTAAAAATTTTATTGATTATGGAAAAGAATTAGACAGGCATTATATAGCAACAAGATATCCAAATTTTTATCCATCTGGTAGCCCTTGTAGATATTATACAGCGGAGGTGGCTGAAAAATGTATAAATTATGCAGAGTTGATATTAAAAGAAGTAAGGAAATATTTGAAGGAATAA